The Pricia mediterranea genome includes a window with the following:
- a CDS encoding pyridoxal phosphate-dependent aminotransferase family protein: MAQYIDSFPGREITIAGKKHLYFGGTAYMGLQTDDGFKELFVKNIRKYGTNYGASRKSNIRMSIFGKAEQHLAGLVGAEACATLSSGYLAAQFTAQALNIKTHRFFYAPNTHPALYPAPTKSYTTFTALNIAVREHLSSQPNKTPVIFLDSIDFSGCNFPDFIPLQILPLDKLILVVDDSHGIGIVGEDGGGVYRMLSELPIKELLVCASLGKGFGIQAGGVFGSTERISYMTETPFFGGASPPAPAALATLLEAETIFSEKREKLQSNIALFLDALANPQKLSYMKHHPAFSFSDVQLMEYLEQSDIVLTSFPYPDEDSQLMSRIVLSAQHLEKDILRLAELLNEQRA; encoded by the coding sequence ATGGCGCAGTATATCGATTCGTTTCCAGGCCGTGAAATCACGATAGCGGGGAAAAAACACCTGTACTTCGGAGGCACGGCCTATATGGGACTGCAGACAGATGATGGCTTTAAAGAGCTGTTTGTCAAGAATATCAGAAAATACGGTACTAATTACGGAGCCTCCCGAAAATCGAACATTCGGATGTCCATCTTCGGAAAAGCCGAACAGCATTTGGCCGGACTCGTCGGGGCCGAGGCCTGTGCAACGCTATCATCGGGCTATTTGGCGGCACAATTCACGGCGCAAGCCTTGAATATCAAAACGCATCGGTTTTTTTATGCCCCCAACACCCATCCCGCGCTTTACCCGGCTCCCACGAAATCGTATACTACCTTTACGGCCCTGAACATTGCCGTCAGGGAACATCTAAGTTCACAGCCCAATAAAACGCCCGTAATTTTTTTGGATTCCATCGACTTTTCAGGTTGTAACTTCCCCGATTTCATACCCTTACAAATTCTTCCCTTGGATAAGCTGATTCTTGTGGTTGACGACTCCCATGGAATCGGCATCGTAGGTGAAGATGGGGGCGGCGTTTACCGTATGCTGTCCGAACTGCCTATTAAGGAACTGTTGGTCTGCGCTTCGTTGGGCAAAGGCTTTGGCATACAGGCGGGTGGGGTTTTCGGAAGCACGGAACGAATTTCCTACATGACGGAGACCCCTTTCTTCGGAGGTGCGAGTCCACCGGCCCCCGCGGCCCTAGCCACTCTTTTGGAGGCCGAGACGATATTTTCTGAAAAAAGGGAAAAGTTGCAAAGCAACATCGCACTCTTTTTGGATGCCTTGGCCAACCCACAAAAACTCAGTTACATGAAACATCATCCTGCCTTCAGTTTCTCGGATGTCCAGCTCATGGAGTATTTGGAGCAGAGCGATATTGTTTTGACAAGTTTCCCCTACCCCGATGAGGATTCTCAACTTATGAGCAGAATCGTCCTAAGCGCGCAGCATCTTGAAAAGGATATACTACGCCTGGCCGAGCTCTTGAACGAGCAACGGGCCTGA
- a CDS encoding SusD/RagB family nutrient-binding outer membrane lipoprotein, producing the protein MTSLRYKLLFTVILLSLSFGCDDYLGENVDPNKELPANVTAPDLLPSAIVNTSSAHYSIAFSMCLYSQQLASYFEPGADTHEEVQLSGGWESIFLEAFSQLDQIASIAEETGDNAYLGIAKVLQAQNLGLATDQWGAVPFSTATLGEEDFTPSFDSQETVYTEINTLLDDAISLLGQASGGIGQEDLIFGGDISKWQKTAHFLKAKYALHLSEVDQDAAVNGVLANVANGFGSNEDDFQLVYNTRNFNPWHAGVVLPNATGNASVLLSDQLVSTMNGTAFPFTTIDLDPRLPRITTVGEDATEYRGGINGSAGVHRFATDQGADSVNISANTDFGADNFYSSQTAPIILGSYAEQKFMEAEALFLQNGGNATSVGTTQAAYDAYLEGIRANMEKLGVAAGESAAYLAEASVDVGAPNLTLKLIMREKNIAIFLNPESFVDLRRYDFSTDVFEGLELPVNHNPLLNGQWVRRAQYPASEQTRNGAEVEKVTQDIGTGVWWDRD; encoded by the coding sequence ATGACATCCCTACGATACAAATTATTGTTTACAGTTATATTGCTATCGCTCTCTTTCGGATGCGATGATTATCTGGGCGAAAACGTGGATCCGAATAAAGAACTGCCGGCTAATGTAACCGCACCGGACCTTTTGCCGAGTGCCATAGTCAACACATCATCGGCGCACTATAGCATTGCGTTCAGTATGTGTCTTTATTCCCAACAGTTGGCCTCCTATTTCGAGCCCGGAGCGGATACCCATGAGGAAGTCCAGCTTTCCGGGGGATGGGAGTCCATTTTCTTGGAAGCATTTTCCCAATTGGACCAGATTGCCTCCATTGCCGAAGAAACGGGGGACAATGCCTATCTCGGAATCGCCAAAGTACTCCAGGCCCAGAACCTGGGACTGGCCACCGATCAATGGGGAGCCGTACCTTTTTCGACCGCGACCCTGGGCGAGGAGGATTTCACCCCCTCGTTCGATAGTCAAGAGACTGTTTACACCGAGATAAATACTCTTCTAGACGATGCCATCTCCCTGCTGGGGCAAGCCAGTGGCGGCATTGGTCAAGAAGATTTGATTTTTGGGGGGGATATCTCAAAGTGGCAGAAGACCGCCCATTTTTTAAAGGCGAAATATGCGTTGCATCTGTCCGAAGTAGATCAAGATGCTGCCGTCAATGGGGTGCTCGCCAATGTGGCCAATGGCTTTGGAAGTAACGAAGACGATTTTCAATTGGTCTATAACACCCGAAACTTCAATCCTTGGCACGCGGGAGTGGTTTTACCGAATGCCACCGGTAACGCATCCGTCTTGCTTTCCGATCAGTTGGTCAGTACTATGAACGGTACTGCGTTCCCATTTACCACAATCGACCTCGATCCACGCCTGCCCCGTATTACTACGGTTGGGGAAGACGCAACGGAATATCGGGGCGGTATCAATGGATCCGCCGGGGTGCACAGGTTCGCTACGGATCAGGGAGCGGATTCCGTGAACATAAGCGCCAATACGGACTTTGGAGCAGATAACTTTTATTCTTCCCAAACCGCACCTATCATTCTCGGCAGTTATGCCGAGCAAAAGTTCATGGAAGCGGAGGCCCTCTTTCTTCAGAACGGAGGAAATGCCACTTCGGTCGGAACTACCCAGGCCGCCTATGATGCCTATCTAGAAGGGATTCGTGCCAACATGGAAAAGCTGGGGGTTGCGGCAGGAGAAAGTGCCGCCTACCTTGCCGAAGCCTCTGTTGACGTGGGAGCCCCGAACCTGACATTAAAACTGATTATGCGGGAGAAAAATATCGCTATTTTTCTCAATCCGGAATCCTTCGTCGATTTGAGAAGGTACGATTTTAGTACCGATGTCTTTGAAGGGCTGGAACTTCCGGTCAACCACAATCCGCTGTTAAACGGTCAATGGGTGCGAAGGGCGCAATACCCCGCCTCCGAACAAACGAGGAACGGTGCCGAAGTGGAAAAAGTGACCCAGGATATCGGAACCGGCGTTTGGTGGGATAGGGACTAA
- a CDS encoding SusC/RagA family TonB-linked outer membrane protein yields MKQIVFFLFVLFGIYTGLGQTITGTITDEGGAPLPGVSIVVVGQNRGATSDFDGNYSITAAEGTVLRFSYLGMESKEVPVGSDATINVSLREDTQQLSEVVVTALGIKKEKRSVGYAVQEVGTEELVRNNNKDVLGSIQGKVAGVNINSTSGAAGAGSSIIIRGITSLNPSANNQPLFIVDGIPISNEAPTGSLLPSTGSNAPSSAEQFSFSNRGADLNPNDIESVSILKGPAATALYGVRAANGAVVITTKKGKSGEIKLNYRGSFGWNEVNKTPDIQTKWREGRGGEIVSIPDNSAPGGYRYVDDNSFGFWTLGPEYGPGEPYYDNFKDLFNQAFTSNNSLNISGGGETYTYFGSLSRSDDQGLVPNTHFDRTTLKLSGEINVSDKFTVEPSFSYILSDGRLPNGGDKSIMSSLSYWTPTFDVNDYLLPSGNEKNYTAGIVDNPRYFAEVSYLDSRVNRILANTKLNYRFNDWATVQYQLGVDNYHDSRNRFVPSDIDPGSATEGFIVNEELNYNELTSNLFVTFTKDFNEDLSGSLLIGNQISDIETRRVTDRAEGLDSNNPEAFGQATNFFNDIGGTERRIVGLFGDMRLEYKNTLFLNITGRNDWSSTLPSENRSFFYPSFNLSYVLSQTLQDSGSLPEFLTYVKLRASYAEVGKDAAPYVGVYYDRPNNFPFGDVDGLARDNEGGSSTLKPERTAAIEFGGEFRFFKNRFGIDLTYYKQNSKDQILPVPVAQSSGFDRYVLNAGEIENRGWEALVNITPVRTTDFEWDITLNWSKTKAEVLSLPEGVDEIIFADSGFAGVISKLEVGGEPGDLFGYIWERDGNGNRIIGADGLPTVVAGSPSDRVKVGNALPDWTGSIGSTFRYKDLSLSFLLERKEGGDLYDSGRRNGIRNGVLKITELREQDIVLEGVSADGSPNTVPVTITEDYYRDSGAYNRASEILVQDASWWRLRNVTLSYDLPQTLLKSTPIEGLSVSFTGTNLWLDTPFQGYDPEGSQFSAGTNAYGFTGLNIPSTRSFLFGINLNF; encoded by the coding sequence ATGAAACAAATCGTATTCTTTTTGTTCGTTCTATTCGGTATTTATACGGGTTTGGGACAAACGATTACTGGAACTATTACCGATGAAGGGGGAGCGCCATTGCCGGGCGTCTCCATTGTGGTGGTCGGACAGAATCGGGGCGCTACCTCCGACTTTGACGGGAACTACTCCATTACGGCAGCGGAGGGCACTGTCTTGAGGTTTTCTTATCTCGGGATGGAATCAAAGGAAGTTCCGGTCGGAAGCGACGCTACTATCAACGTCAGTCTGCGAGAAGACACCCAACAGTTGAGCGAGGTGGTGGTGACCGCCTTGGGCATCAAAAAAGAGAAACGTTCGGTGGGGTATGCCGTACAGGAAGTAGGTACCGAAGAACTTGTACGGAATAATAACAAAGACGTGTTGGGCTCCATTCAAGGCAAGGTGGCCGGCGTAAACATCAACTCCACCAGCGGGGCGGCCGGAGCCGGTTCCAGCATCATAATTCGCGGTATTACCTCCCTAAACCCATCCGCTAACAACCAACCGCTGTTCATCGTCGATGGTATTCCCATCAGTAATGAGGCCCCTACAGGAAGCCTGCTGCCAAGTACCGGATCTAATGCACCGTCTTCGGCGGAACAGTTTTCTTTCTCAAACCGTGGGGCGGATCTGAACCCAAACGACATTGAAAGCGTCTCGATTTTAAAGGGTCCCGCCGCTACTGCATTGTACGGGGTTCGGGCGGCAAACGGAGCAGTGGTCATCACTACCAAAAAAGGGAAAAGCGGAGAAATAAAACTAAACTATCGCGGCTCTTTTGGATGGAACGAAGTCAATAAAACACCCGATATACAGACAAAATGGCGTGAGGGAAGAGGCGGCGAAATCGTTTCAATACCCGATAATAGCGCTCCCGGCGGCTATAGGTATGTGGATGACAATAGCTTTGGATTTTGGACTTTAGGGCCGGAATATGGTCCCGGAGAACCTTATTATGATAATTTCAAGGACCTGTTCAATCAGGCCTTCACTTCCAATAATTCCCTTAATATAAGCGGGGGCGGGGAGACCTATACCTATTTCGGCTCCCTATCCCGGTCCGACGACCAAGGCCTGGTGCCTAATACGCACTTCGATCGGACTACTCTGAAACTTTCCGGAGAAATCAATGTGAGCGACAAGTTTACCGTGGAGCCTTCTTTCTCCTATATACTTTCCGACGGAAGATTGCCGAACGGCGGGGACAAATCCATTATGAGTTCCTTGTCCTATTGGACGCCTACCTTCGATGTGAATGATTATCTCTTGCCTAGCGGTAACGAGAAAAACTATACGGCCGGTATTGTAGACAATCCCCGGTATTTTGCCGAGGTCAGTTACCTTGACAGCAGGGTAAACCGTATTTTGGCCAACACCAAACTCAACTATAGGTTCAATGATTGGGCGACGGTGCAGTATCAGTTGGGAGTTGATAATTACCACGATTCACGAAATCGGTTCGTTCCTTCCGACATCGATCCAGGGTCCGCAACCGAAGGTTTTATCGTTAACGAAGAATTAAATTACAACGAGCTGACCTCCAATTTATTCGTCACTTTCACCAAAGATTTTAATGAAGATTTAAGCGGGTCTCTCTTGATCGGCAACCAAATTTCCGATATAGAAACGCGTCGCGTAACCGATAGAGCGGAAGGATTGGATTCCAATAATCCCGAAGCCTTCGGGCAAGCCACCAATTTCTTCAACGATATCGGTGGTACCGAACGCCGAATAGTGGGACTGTTCGGCGATATGCGGTTGGAATATAAGAACACCCTGTTCTTGAATATCACCGGAAGAAACGACTGGTCATCGACCTTACCATCGGAAAATCGCAGTTTCTTTTATCCCTCTTTCAATTTGAGCTATGTATTATCCCAAACTCTACAGGATAGCGGAAGCCTGCCCGAATTTCTGACCTACGTGAAACTTAGGGCTTCGTACGCCGAAGTAGGAAAAGATGCGGCACCCTATGTGGGGGTGTATTATGATCGACCTAATAATTTTCCTTTTGGGGATGTCGACGGCCTCGCAAGGGACAATGAAGGAGGTTCTAGTACCTTGAAGCCCGAGCGAACCGCGGCGATAGAGTTTGGTGGTGAGTTCCGGTTTTTCAAGAATCGCTTTGGCATCGACCTGACCTATTACAAACAGAACAGTAAAGATCAGATACTTCCGGTACCCGTAGCGCAATCTTCAGGTTTCGACCGGTATGTGTTGAATGCGGGCGAAATCGAGAACCGAGGTTGGGAGGCATTGGTCAATATAACTCCTGTTAGAACTACCGATTTTGAGTGGGACATCACCCTCAACTGGTCAAAAACCAAGGCCGAAGTACTCTCCCTTCCGGAGGGTGTCGACGAGATTATTTTTGCCGATAGCGGATTTGCCGGAGTTATCTCCAAACTGGAAGTGGGCGGGGAGCCCGGTGATCTGTTCGGATATATTTGGGAACGCGATGGCAATGGAAACCGGATTATCGGTGCCGATGGTCTGCCCACGGTCGTGGCCGGAAGTCCTTCTGACCGGGTCAAGGTCGGCAATGCCCTTCCGGATTGGACGGGTAGTATCGGGAGTACTTTCCGCTACAAAGACCTTTCACTGTCCTTTTTATTAGAGCGTAAGGAAGGCGGCGACCTCTACGATTCGGGAAGACGGAACGGCATCAGGAACGGAGTCCTTAAGATTACGGAGTTGCGGGAGCAAGATATTGTACTTGAAGGAGTTTCCGCCGATGGCTCGCCCAATACGGTTCCGGTTACGATTACAGAAGATTATTACCGCGATTCCGGGGCATACAACCGCGCTTCCGAGATTTTGGTGCAGGATGCATCGTGGTGGCGCCTGCGGAACGTAACCCTGTCGTACGACCTTCCCCAGACCTTATTAAAAAGTACACCTATCGAAGGCTTATCCGTTAGTTTTACAGGAACCAATCTTTGGCTTGACACTCCTTTTCAAGGGTATGATCCTGAAGGCAGTCAGTTTAGTGCAGGTACGAACGCTTATGGCTTCACGGGCCTCAACATCCCGAGTACAAGATCTTTCCTCTTTGGTATAAACTTAAATTTTTAG
- the trxB gene encoding thioredoxin-disulfide reductase, which produces MSDKTERLKTVIIGSGPAGYTAAIYAARADLNPVVYTGLEPGGQLTTTTDVDNFPGYPDGIDGPTMMVQLQQQAERFGTDVRIGMATAVKLSDEVGGIHEITVDSDTTIEAETIIISTGATAKYLNIPSEQRLRGGGVSACAVCDGFFYKGQEVAIVGGGDTAAEEASYLANICSKVTMLVRKDYMRASKAMQHRVNSLENLEIRYNTEVDEVLGDQVVEGLRVVNNQTGEKDEFDITGLFIAIGHKPNTDIFEGQLEMDETGYIITEAKSTKTNKPGVFASGDAQDKIYRQAVTAAGTGCMAALDAERYLATIEAAPEEVV; this is translated from the coding sequence ATGTCAGACAAGACCGAACGATTGAAAACAGTGATTATAGGATCAGGACCCGCGGGGTATACGGCGGCAATCTATGCTGCACGTGCGGACCTGAACCCTGTGGTATATACAGGATTGGAGCCGGGCGGACAATTGACCACCACGACCGATGTCGATAATTTCCCGGGCTATCCGGACGGTATCGACGGGCCTACCATGATGGTACAGTTGCAGCAACAGGCCGAGCGCTTTGGTACCGATGTGCGCATTGGGATGGCCACCGCTGTCAAGTTGAGCGACGAGGTCGGCGGCATACACGAAATAACCGTCGATAGTGATACTACCATTGAGGCGGAAACCATTATAATTTCTACCGGGGCCACGGCCAAGTACTTGAACATCCCCAGCGAACAGCGATTGCGCGGAGGCGGAGTTTCCGCATGTGCGGTCTGCGACGGGTTCTTTTACAAGGGCCAGGAGGTCGCCATAGTCGGCGGCGGCGATACGGCAGCGGAAGAGGCCTCGTATCTAGCGAACATATGTAGCAAGGTGACCATGCTGGTACGGAAAGATTATATGCGGGCGTCAAAAGCTATGCAGCACCGGGTGAACAGTTTGGAAAATCTGGAAATTCGCTATAACACGGAAGTAGATGAAGTGTTGGGCGACCAAGTAGTCGAGGGCCTAAGGGTGGTAAACAACCAGACCGGCGAGAAAGATGAGTTTGATATAACGGGACTTTTCATTGCCATCGGCCATAAACCGAATACCGATATTTTCGAGGGACAGTTGGAGATGGACGAAACCGGATATATCATTACCGAGGCCAAATCGACCAAAACCAACAAGCCCGGCGTTTTTGCCAGTGGCGATGCCCAGGATAAAATATACCGGCAGGCAGTAACCGCGGCCGGGACCGGATGTATGGCCGCATTGGATGCGGAGCGCTATTTGGCGACAATCGAGGCGGCCCCGGAAGAAGTGGTCTGA
- a CDS encoding LytR/AlgR family response regulator transcription factor, whose protein sequence is MEPMMMKCAIIDDSATHRALLEQFIENHSRLSLSGSYRNGVEAKNNQCEMNADIVFIDVEMPFVDGFDVLESFSRQPQIVMVSGSSDHALKAFEYDVADYLLKPLCLHRFNAAIKKVQRNIGILNDRDSTEHIFVRSNFKKVRVDYKDIKWIEALGDYVKLVTEKKNILVLSSMKAIEGRLPEDNFLRIHKSYIVNLKRIETFSNTIVQVGGKQLPLSRKRKSKFLSVLK, encoded by the coding sequence ATGGAACCCATGATGATGAAATGCGCTATAATCGACGACTCGGCAACACATCGTGCCCTACTCGAACAATTTATCGAGAATCACTCCCGTTTATCGCTCTCAGGCAGCTACCGCAACGGTGTCGAAGCAAAGAACAACCAGTGCGAAATGAATGCGGATATCGTTTTTATAGACGTGGAAATGCCATTTGTTGACGGATTTGACGTGCTGGAATCCTTTAGTAGGCAGCCCCAAATTGTCATGGTCAGCGGTTCGTCCGACCATGCGCTCAAGGCATTCGAATATGACGTTGCCGATTATCTCTTAAAGCCGCTGTGCCTTCATCGCTTCAATGCCGCCATTAAAAAGGTTCAACGAAATATCGGCATCCTGAACGATCGCGATTCGACGGAGCATATATTTGTAAGAAGCAACTTTAAAAAGGTAAGGGTGGATTATAAAGACATTAAATGGATCGAAGCTCTGGGGGATTACGTGAAATTGGTCACCGAAAAGAAAAATATTCTGGTACTATCATCCATGAAAGCTATAGAAGGACGACTTCCTGAAGATAATTTTCTTAGGATCCATAAATCGTATATCGTCAATCTAAAGCGTATAGAAACCTTTAGCAATACCATCGTTCAAGTGGGCGGAAAACAATTGCCACTGAGTCGAAAAAGAAAATCGAAATTTTTAAGTGTACTCAAATAG
- a CDS encoding LytR/AlgR family response regulator transcription factor, translated as MREPRTLNTIVIDDSKMQRTAICTLVRKHPKLELTAEYKNGIEARIAMKEHPVDLVFLDIEMPIISGFDFIESLKERPQIILITGNPDYAMQAFDYDVTDYLLKPITAERFDTSVKKALANRTEPDSNLSEDDYIVVSSKLKKVKVPVNEIQWVEGVGDYIKIVTEDEGILVLMTMKSLLETLPDENFMRIHKSYIVNLEKVENFSGSKVEISGQQLPLSRHKKAILEEALINSSTE; from the coding sequence ATGAGAGAGCCCCGAACTCTAAATACCATCGTCATCGACGACTCGAAGATGCAGCGTACCGCCATTTGCACGCTTGTACGAAAGCACCCTAAGTTAGAACTTACGGCTGAATACAAAAACGGCATCGAAGCGCGTATCGCCATGAAAGAGCACCCCGTCGACCTGGTCTTTTTAGATATTGAGATGCCGATAATCAGCGGGTTCGACTTTATCGAATCGTTAAAGGAGCGGCCCCAGATTATCTTGATTACGGGCAATCCCGACTACGCCATGCAGGCTTTCGACTACGACGTGACGGATTACCTGCTTAAACCGATTACGGCCGAGCGTTTCGACACTTCCGTGAAAAAGGCCTTGGCAAACCGTACCGAACCTGATTCCAATTTGTCTGAAGACGACTACATTGTCGTGAGCAGCAAGCTCAAAAAAGTAAAAGTACCGGTTAATGAAATACAATGGGTAGAAGGAGTAGGCGATTACATTAAAATTGTGACCGAGGATGAGGGAATTCTGGTGCTTATGACTATGAAGTCCCTTTTAGAAACCCTACCGGACGAAAATTTTATGCGCATTCATAAATCGTATATCGTGAACCTTGAGAAGGTAGAAAATTTCTCCGGGTCCAAAGTCGAAATATCAGGACAACAACTGCCTTTGAGCAGGCATAAGAAGGCGATTCTTGAAGAAGCCTTGATTAATTCGTCGACGGAATAG
- the galK gene encoding galactokinase, which produces MEFLKTFTPELTVLSPGRINLIGEHTDYNMGYVLPTAIEKGIRLKFQKNGSDSRCRVYSETFDTGFELDLNAIARSRVEWENYILGVLNEISKRTDDVLQTPGESATIENTSNPDRHSEDKDGRVPSQDGLIDRLGESAHGADASVPEVETGKIETQGPSRTGNVLGGFDCVLQSDLPTGSGLSSSAALECGLAFGLNELFDLKLSKLQMIQLSQAAEHTYVGTQCGIMDQFASVMSKTGHVILLDCRTLDHDYIPIELHPYKIILLNTKVSHNLASSEYNTRKRECEQGVRTIQRKYPKVKSLRDVTEEMLHSSGPEMDPVIYNRCRFIVAENERVLEMANALRENDLASAGKVLYAAHEGISKLYEVSCAESDFLVEFSKGFTDVLGARQTGGGFGGCTLNVVHQDAVDNFVTAATKAYKKEFDIELEAFEVKPSGGTTLG; this is translated from the coding sequence ATGGAGTTTCTAAAAACCTTTACCCCCGAGCTGACCGTACTATCCCCCGGAAGAATTAACCTTATCGGGGAACACACCGATTATAACATGGGGTATGTACTGCCTACGGCAATTGAAAAAGGAATTCGTCTTAAGTTTCAGAAGAACGGTTCCGACTCTCGATGCCGGGTGTACAGCGAAACCTTTGACACCGGGTTCGAGCTCGACTTGAACGCCATTGCCAGGAGCCGGGTAGAATGGGAGAACTATATTTTAGGGGTGCTGAACGAAATTTCAAAGCGAACGGATGACGTTCTACAAACCCCCGGCGAGTCCGCCACAATTGAAAACACCTCGAACCCTGATAGGCATTCCGAAGACAAAGATGGTCGCGTTCCGTCCCAAGACGGTCTAATCGACCGACTCGGGGAGAGCGCTCACGGTGCCGACGCCTCCGTTCCGGAAGTTGAGACCGGGAAGATCGAAACTCAAGGCCCCTCTCGAACAGGCAACGTGCTAGGCGGTTTCGATTGTGTTCTACAAAGTGACCTGCCGACAGGCTCGGGCCTTAGTTCCTCCGCCGCGTTGGAATGTGGACTTGCATTCGGCCTGAACGAGCTCTTTGATTTAAAACTGTCCAAACTCCAGATGATACAGCTATCCCAGGCTGCAGAGCATACCTATGTGGGCACGCAATGTGGTATCATGGACCAATTTGCATCTGTGATGAGCAAAACGGGACACGTCATCCTTCTGGATTGCAGGACACTAGACCACGATTATATTCCTATTGAGCTGCATCCCTATAAAATCATCCTCTTGAACACCAAAGTATCCCATAACTTGGCCTCTAGCGAATACAATACGCGAAAGCGTGAATGTGAGCAAGGGGTTCGAACCATCCAAAGAAAATATCCCAAGGTGAAATCCCTCAGGGACGTCACCGAGGAAATGTTACATTCAAGCGGTCCGGAAATGGACCCTGTTATATATAACCGCTGTCGTTTTATAGTGGCGGAGAATGAAAGGGTTCTTGAAATGGCCAATGCGCTTCGGGAAAACGACCTTGCATCTGCGGGAAAGGTATTGTATGCCGCCCATGAGGGCATCAGCAAATTGTACGAGGTCAGTTGCGCGGAATCGGATTTTCTGGTCGAATTTTCAAAGGGGTTTACCGATGTACTCGGTGCCCGGCAGACCGGGGGCGGATTTGGAGGTTGTACGCTAAATGTCGTCCATCAAGATGCGGTAGATAATTTTGTGACCGCTGCCACCAAAGCATACAAAAAGGAGTTTGATATCGAGCTCGAGGCTTTCGAGGTAAAGCCCAGCGGGGGTACTACTTTAGGCTAG
- a CDS encoding formylglycine-generating enzyme family protein yields the protein MNSSIQIHVLFFVLLLSIGCKEDKSTVSRSEETSQRSEKQQFSSQDTTVIKEKPKGVKTPEGMVWIPGGIIEQGAVPQDKMAMKHEKPAHTVAVDGFFMDITEVTNAEFKKFVDATGYTTVAERDIDWEEMKKQLPEGTPKPPDSIMQPGSLTFKKTESSVPNLYDFSQWWQWTIGADWKHPDGPQSSLVGKENEPVVHIAYEDAVAYCEWAGRRLPTEAEWELAAQGNHSESVYLWGDDASQLSEKANTWEGEFPVTNTEADGYNKRAPVKSYPPNDFGLYDMAGNVWEWTGDWYNSGYYDEVAAENTILKNPEGAKTPFNARDPYAKEKVMKGGSFLCNASYCASYRISARMATSPDSSLEHLGFRTVATLGMVTNKG from the coding sequence ATGAACAGCAGCATCCAAATCCATGTCCTTTTTTTTGTTCTCCTTCTTTCAATAGGGTGTAAGGAGGACAAATCGACCGTCTCGCGGTCCGAGGAGACTTCCCAAAGGTCCGAAAAACAGCAGTTTTCCTCGCAGGATACGACCGTGATCAAAGAAAAACCGAAAGGGGTCAAGACACCGGAGGGAATGGTCTGGATTCCCGGGGGGATTATTGAGCAAGGGGCTGTACCCCAGGACAAAATGGCCATGAAGCACGAAAAACCAGCCCATACAGTGGCCGTGGACGGATTTTTTATGGACATCACCGAGGTTACCAATGCCGAGTTCAAAAAGTTTGTCGATGCAACCGGATATACGACGGTAGCGGAACGGGATATCGATTGGGAGGAGATGAAAAAGCAGTTGCCCGAAGGCACTCCGAAACCTCCTGATAGTATTATGCAACCGGGCTCGCTTACCTTTAAAAAGACCGAATCGTCCGTACCTAACCTCTATGATTTTTCACAATGGTGGCAATGGACCATTGGTGCCGATTGGAAACATCCTGACGGGCCCCAAAGTTCCCTTGTTGGAAAAGAGAACGAGCCAGTAGTGCACATTGCCTACGAAGATGCGGTCGCTTATTGTGAATGGGCCGGCCGACGCCTTCCCACTGAAGCGGAGTGGGAGCTGGCGGCCCAAGGCAACCATAGCGAATCGGTCTATCTGTGGGGCGACGATGCCTCCCAACTATCGGAAAAGGCCAATACCTGGGAAGGAGAATTCCCCGTGACCAATACCGAAGCCGATGGTTACAACAAGCGCGCTCCCGTCAAATCGTACCCTCCTAACGATTTCGGGCTCTACGATATGGCAGGCAACGTGTGGGAATGGACAGGGGACTGGTACAACTCGGGATATTATGATGAAGTCGCTGCGGAGAATACCATTCTAAAAAATCCCGAAGGGGCGAAAACTCCCTTCAACGCAAGGGATCCTTACGCCAAGGAAAAGGTGATGAAGGGCGGGTCGTTTCTGTGCAATGCCTCGTATTGTGCCAGCTATCGCATTTCGGCACGCATGGCGACTAGTCCCGATTCTTCTTTGGAACACCTGGGCTTTCGAACCGTCGCGACTCTAGGTATGGTTACAAACAAGGGGTAG